One window from the genome of Dyadobacter sp. CECT 9275 encodes:
- a CDS encoding SusC/RagA family TonB-linked outer membrane protein, producing MKKNLCFKAIFRTTMKITALQICVAIIFSGLALANDKLAAQNILERKVSVKMDDRPLKKVLSAIGHSTGVNFMYNPLEIKSSALVSVNASNEQLENVLSKLLTPLHVTYEVSGRQILLFKMPEKEGNENRNTETDPQGPIDRKVSGNVKDRASGEALPGVSILLKGSTQGTVTDASGNYSLTLPDGDGALIFSYVGYKVQEIMLGNKSVVDVTMEADVKALGEVVVTALGISREKSSLGYAVGEIKGSAIQKVPQENVLNALTGKVVGLKISNSNSDLNGETQVIIRGKKSLAGADSPLIVIDGVPVGDDARVIADLNANNVESVSVLKGPSAAALYGSRAGNGVLIITTKNGDTGRKGIGVTFNSGYTASIPYHYIKTQNRFTSGRNGEFNESAFTHWYGPEEGTNAVQWNSNGQSVPLKFYPNNQKNYFRTGNSFINDIGVSGSSGKGSFQMSLSDMRGTGTYPGTELKKNAFDFAASYNVTPRFKLSANVHIVNSGSDNYALQSLDDYQYEDIFFVPPHVNVNDLKDYWVDPNVLQRRVTASTDNPWYTAYESTDQFKMVRVYGNAKFDWKLSEAFSLMGRLGNSKTNNEVQQREAYSDKWYPKGYYLSTVNYREETNTDFLLSYKKDIRDISVNASVGANIFYLRGSASSIGGQNLLLPGLYTSSNIDRANVSYSNSFSEKMVYSAYGIASVGYKNFVYLDLTGRNDWSSTLPANNRSYFYPSASLSLVVNNMFDLPKSVSMLKLRGGWAEVGKDTDPYRLGQTLVKGNWANYETYARNTVMPNVNLKPENAVSSEFGFDLAMFRKKAGLNVTYYKVANRNQILNVPIADISGYTSAQVNAGVVENKGLEIELWAKPVQTKDFSWDFNINFTKDRSKLKKLTDGINTYSFWSQTGIYAQTKVGENIGDLYGYDILRVTDGEYKGWPLLDANGRSQRGTQMQKIANVISDFFVGFQTSVTYKNFTLSANLDWRQGGQYYSMTMLRLARGGLIEDWHNGISSSTFSGILGNNSFNGNNDQLAAEIKNNPEIYRDNKVWVGGRNAELGGFPLAGRNNGAFYPGVRSNGQGGYVENFGAEGTKLFASDLIVDPGGGYWSQGVDNWIYDASYVKMRELALSYQFPKNFTDKIKAQNLSLSLFTKNLILWTKAKNDIDPELAFVYTGGRGGTYAQGFDRWNAGPWTASLGLKLNVQF from the coding sequence ATGAAAAAAAATTTATGCTTCAAAGCGATTTTCCGGACCACCATGAAAATAACAGCATTGCAGATTTGTGTCGCTATTATCTTTTCCGGTCTTGCGCTCGCCAATGACAAACTGGCCGCACAGAATATTCTTGAAAGAAAAGTAAGCGTAAAAATGGATGACAGGCCCCTAAAAAAGGTGCTGTCCGCAATCGGGCATAGTACCGGCGTGAATTTTATGTATAATCCGCTGGAAATTAAATCATCGGCCCTTGTGAGTGTGAATGCCTCCAATGAGCAGCTGGAAAATGTATTAAGCAAACTATTAACCCCGCTCCATGTTACGTATGAGGTTTCGGGCAGGCAGATACTTCTTTTCAAAATGCCTGAAAAAGAGGGAAACGAAAACCGCAACACAGAAACAGACCCGCAAGGGCCCATTGACCGCAAAGTTTCGGGAAACGTAAAGGACCGGGCATCGGGTGAAGCGCTTCCCGGCGTTAGCATTCTTTTGAAAGGATCAACACAGGGTACTGTAACCGATGCGAGCGGTAACTACAGCCTCACTTTGCCAGACGGAGACGGGGCACTTATTTTCTCCTATGTGGGCTACAAAGTGCAGGAAATAATGCTGGGTAACAAATCCGTGGTGGATGTGACCATGGAGGCCGACGTCAAGGCACTGGGCGAAGTGGTGGTAACAGCCCTTGGTATTTCCAGAGAAAAAAGCTCACTGGGTTATGCCGTTGGCGAAATCAAGGGATCGGCCATCCAGAAAGTTCCGCAGGAAAACGTACTGAACGCCCTCACAGGCAAAGTGGTGGGTCTTAAAATCAGCAACAGCAACAGCGACCTCAACGGAGAAACACAGGTGATTATCAGAGGGAAAAAGTCACTGGCAGGCGCAGATTCCCCGCTCATCGTAATCGACGGTGTGCCCGTTGGAGATGACGCCCGCGTTATTGCCGACCTGAATGCCAATAATGTCGAAAGCGTATCCGTCCTTAAAGGCCCGAGCGCTGCGGCATTGTACGGTTCGCGGGCAGGCAACGGTGTGCTGATCATCACGACAAAAAATGGTGATACAGGCAGAAAAGGGATTGGCGTAACCTTTAACTCCGGTTACACGGCCAGTATCCCCTATCACTATATCAAAACACAGAACCGCTTTACGTCTGGCAGAAACGGGGAATTTAACGAATCTGCCTTCACGCACTGGTATGGCCCTGAGGAAGGCACCAATGCCGTACAATGGAATAGCAACGGGCAGTCGGTTCCGCTTAAATTTTATCCGAATAATCAGAAAAACTATTTCCGCACCGGAAACAGTTTCATTAACGATATCGGTGTCTCAGGTTCCAGCGGGAAAGGAAGTTTCCAGATGTCGCTTTCAGACATGAGAGGAACCGGTACCTACCCGGGCACCGAACTTAAGAAAAATGCCTTTGACTTTGCCGCCTCCTACAACGTAACGCCCAGATTCAAACTTTCGGCTAATGTCCACATCGTCAATTCGGGGTCTGACAATTATGCGCTGCAATCCCTGGATGACTACCAGTATGAAGATATTTTCTTCGTTCCGCCTCATGTGAACGTAAACGACCTGAAGGATTACTGGGTGGACCCAAACGTACTACAGCGTCGCGTTACAGCCAGCACCGACAATCCATGGTATACCGCCTACGAAAGTACCGACCAGTTTAAAATGGTGCGTGTGTACGGCAATGCCAAATTTGACTGGAAACTGAGTGAAGCTTTCAGCCTGATGGGTAGGCTTGGGAACAGCAAAACCAACAATGAAGTACAGCAGCGCGAAGCATATTCAGACAAATGGTACCCGAAAGGATATTACCTGTCGACGGTGAACTACCGCGAAGAAACCAATACCGATTTCCTGCTTTCTTATAAAAAGGACATCAGGGATATCTCTGTAAATGCTTCAGTGGGTGCGAACATCTTTTACCTGAGAGGATCGGCCAGCTCGATCGGCGGCCAGAATCTGCTGCTGCCTGGGTTGTATACCTCCAGTAATATTGACAGGGCCAATGTTTCCTACAGCAATAGTTTTTCGGAGAAAATGGTTTACAGCGCCTATGGAATTGCGTCGGTGGGTTACAAAAATTTTGTTTATCTGGATCTTACCGGACGAAATGACTGGTCCAGTACGTTGCCTGCCAATAACCGTTCTTATTTTTATCCTTCGGCATCTCTTAGCCTGGTAGTGAATAACATGTTCGATTTGCCCAAGTCTGTCTCCATGCTGAAACTCCGGGGAGGATGGGCAGAAGTGGGCAAGGATACCGACCCTTACCGGCTCGGGCAAACGCTTGTAAAAGGTAACTGGGCCAATTATGAAACCTATGCCAGAAACACTGTCATGCCCAATGTAAATCTGAAACCCGAAAACGCCGTTTCATCTGAATTTGGTTTTGATCTGGCGATGTTCAGGAAAAAGGCAGGTTTGAATGTTACCTATTACAAAGTTGCAAACAGAAACCAGATCCTGAACGTACCCATTGCAGACATCAGCGGATATACCTCCGCACAGGTAAATGCCGGTGTGGTGGAAAACAAAGGGCTTGAAATTGAACTTTGGGCAAAACCGGTTCAGACGAAGGATTTCAGCTGGGACTTTAATATTAACTTCACCAAAGACCGTAGCAAGCTAAAAAAACTGACTGATGGTATCAATACCTATTCCTTCTGGAGCCAGACGGGTATTTATGCACAAACAAAAGTCGGCGAGAACATCGGGGATCTTTATGGCTATGATATCCTGCGTGTAACGGATGGGGAATACAAGGGATGGCCGCTACTGGACGCTAACGGAAGAAGCCAGCGAGGCACGCAGATGCAGAAAATCGCAAACGTGATCAGCGATTTCTTTGTAGGATTCCAGACTTCGGTTACTTACAAAAATTTCACTCTATCGGCCAACCTGGACTGGCGGCAAGGCGGCCAGTACTATTCTATGACCATGCTGCGCCTGGCGCGCGGTGGCCTGATCGAGGACTGGCACAATGGTATCAGCTCAAGTACCTTTAGCGGAATCCTGGGGAATAACAGTTTCAATGGCAATAACGACCAACTTGCTGCGGAGATAAAAAACAACCCTGAGATATACCGCGACAACAAAGTATGGGTGGGAGGAAGAAATGCCGAACTCGGCGGATTCCCGCTGGCGGGCAGAAATAATGGCGCCTTTTATCCAGGTGTAAGATCGAACGGACAAGGTGGTTATGTAGAAAATTTCGGTGCGGAAGGCACCAAATTATTTGCCTCTGATCTGATCGTCGATCCGGGCGGCGGCTACTGGAGCCAGGGGGTTGATAACTGGATCTACGACGCTTCCTACGTAAAAATGAGAGAGCTTGCTTTGTCTTACCAGTTTCCTAAAAACTTCACGGACAAGATAAAAGCACAGAATTTATCGCTGTCTCTGTTTACCAAAAACCTCATTTTGTGGACCAAAGCCAAAAATGATATTGATCCGGAACTTGCCTTTGTATATACAGGTGGCAGAGGCGGAACCTACGCACAGGGATTTGACCGCTGGAATGCCGGTCCCTGGACAGCATCTCTTGGTTTGAAATTAAACGTTCAATTTTAA
- a CDS encoding SusD/RagB family nutrient-binding outer membrane lipoprotein, which yields MRTIFKSINALLLLLVMLAAPSCTDLTEMNVNPNTLDPNSISTRFVLSKVISASVMHNTNMVFGYGVDQAVTLEAMQYLQRDYLEAEVTNTFLWFNQAWGTNGTGFSSILSDNAYLAKRATGETDEAFYLAVSLIMKSYWSAYMTSAWGDIPYSQAMKAEDGILKPVYDEQKQVFKGILADLEKANELLTGATVTTLVAAADPLYAGNVTKWRQLANSLQLRYLLRLSEKATDMQAIGVDVKAKFSAIVGNSTKYPIITASADNAEVKFPGGTPAASFPGGPLNMTNRNNFYRRKPAATIIDFLKSHRDPRLTRWIRPVDVQLLVRSTGTEAGLIVKEADGKVKRYLKTYTAGVDTSLYVGLPAAHPSPSSYNRNEASLLSRIKEVDPSIYVDAAANPFVSYLADSYAMDTDPLVKSIFMTSSEVNFILAEAVVRTWIPGSALDYYKKGITESLAQYSISDGAQMVYNPVTHKTEAFNLAAFLARAEADYSAATDKLEPILTQAWVAGWFTSDTWFSWRKTGYPNLGKNLISASKGDKIPVRYGYGDPEKLRNGENTNAAITHLTPAVDDQWSKMWLIEGTGKPWN from the coding sequence ATGAGAACTATATTTAAATCTATAAATGCTCTTTTGCTTCTCCTGGTTATGTTGGCCGCACCGTCCTGCACGGACCTGACCGAAATGAACGTAAACCCCAACACCCTGGATCCCAATAGCATCAGCACGCGGTTTGTACTGTCCAAGGTCATCAGCGCCTCAGTAATGCACAATACCAATATGGTTTTTGGCTACGGAGTGGACCAGGCCGTTACCCTGGAAGCCATGCAGTATCTGCAGCGCGACTACCTGGAAGCGGAGGTAACCAATACCTTCCTCTGGTTCAACCAGGCCTGGGGAACCAACGGAACCGGTTTTTCCAGCATCCTGTCCGACAACGCGTATCTGGCGAAAAGGGCAACAGGAGAAACAGACGAAGCTTTTTACTTGGCCGTTTCACTGATCATGAAGTCGTACTGGTCGGCATATATGACCTCCGCCTGGGGGGATATACCTTATTCTCAGGCAATGAAGGCAGAAGATGGCATTCTGAAACCCGTTTACGACGAACAGAAACAGGTTTTTAAAGGTATCCTGGCAGACCTGGAAAAAGCAAACGAGCTGCTAACAGGCGCTACCGTTACTACTTTGGTGGCAGCCGCAGACCCGCTCTATGCCGGTAACGTCACAAAATGGAGACAGCTGGCCAACTCGCTTCAATTGAGATATCTGTTAAGACTATCCGAAAAAGCGACAGACATGCAGGCGATCGGAGTGGATGTAAAAGCCAAATTCAGCGCAATTGTGGGAAACAGTACCAAATACCCGATCATCACGGCAAGCGCGGATAATGCAGAGGTTAAATTTCCGGGTGGCACACCCGCAGCATCGTTTCCGGGCGGGCCTTTGAACATGACCAACCGGAATAACTTTTACCGCAGGAAACCGGCAGCTACCATAATCGACTTTCTCAAAAGCCACAGAGACCCTCGCCTGACCCGTTGGATCAGACCGGTGGATGTGCAACTGCTGGTAAGAAGTACGGGTACAGAGGCAGGACTTATTGTGAAAGAGGCCGACGGGAAAGTGAAGAGATACCTAAAAACCTATACGGCCGGAGTAGATACCTCCCTGTATGTAGGCTTGCCTGCCGCACACCCCAGTCCGAGCAGTTACAACAGAAATGAAGCATCCTTGCTAAGCAGGATCAAAGAAGTTGACCCTTCCATTTATGTGGACGCAGCAGCAAATCCGTTCGTTTCCTACCTCGCCGACAGTTACGCAATGGATACTGATCCGCTGGTAAAATCAATTTTCATGACTTCATCGGAGGTTAATTTTATACTGGCAGAAGCGGTAGTGAGAACCTGGATCCCGGGTTCAGCGTTGGATTATTACAAAAAGGGCATTACCGAATCACTGGCACAGTATAGTATTTCCGACGGCGCCCAAATGGTGTATAACCCGGTTACCCACAAGACGGAAGCCTTCAACCTGGCAGCGTTCCTGGCAAGGGCCGAAGCGGATTATTCCGCCGCAACTGACAAACTGGAACCCATACTTACCCAGGCATGGGTAGCCGGCTGGTTTACTTCGGATACATGGTTCAGCTGGAGAAAAACAGGTTATCCCAACCTTGGAAAAAATCTTATATCAGCATCAAAAGGTGATAAGATTCCGGTTCGTTACGGATACGGAGATCCTGAGAAACTAAGAAACGGTGAGAACACAAATGCCGCAATAACCCA